Genomic segment of Melospiza melodia melodia isolate bMelMel2 chromosome 13, bMelMel2.pri, whole genome shotgun sequence:
GAGGCCAGCTCAAGGCAGAGAGTGTCTGCTCGTGGCCATGTGAGGAATGTCCTGGCccaggggagcggggccgggggtgaGATCAGCCTGTTCCCAGTGCTGTGTGGGTCTGATGCAGGAAGCCCTTCTTGTGAAGGTGTCAAGCCCATGTGAGCCCTGGAGCTTCCCAcatgctgctccctccctcctcagCCACAACATAAACCTCTCCTGGTTTATGGCCCTAGGTTTCCCAAGGACAACAGAATTTTGCATGAGACCGCCAAGAGTTTTTGCCCTTTGGAAACAAGGCCTGGCTCCCAGCCGGGATCAATGGCCTGGAGTTTGGAGGGCAGGTGCAGTTGCTCCTCCTGGATCCAAGGGTTGGTGTAAACCCTGAGTGGGTGGGGTGTCTGGAAAAAGCTAAAAGGAACTATGAGAGAGCAGAGCAAACAGtgagagctggagcagaggaggaCAAGCAGCATGGCTGGGCTCCACGTCCGCTCCGTTCTGGTGACTGGGGCCAACCGAGGCATCGGCCTGGGGTTTGTCCAGCATTTCCTGAGGATGCCAAACCCACCTCAGTGGATCTTTGCAGGCTGTCGGGACCCCAAGGGACAGCGAGCACAggtgaggctgggcaggaggcaggggctgtgctgagggaTGGGGGCACTCAGTGCCAGCGGGAGATTGGAACAGGGATGGTGCTTGCAAGGGGCTGGAGCTTCAGCTGGGCACGTGtggcacagggcagctgggctgagACAACATGGGAGCAGCTGTGCATGGGATGCATGGAGGGAACAGTGCTACTTGGTCATGGAGAACTCCCCATCCTTGAGTTCAGGGCAGCTGGAGCATAGTGTGGGTCCACGGTAGTGCAGGGATGGAGCCAGAGCAATGTGGGTTTTAGTTGGGAACAGCTGAGCCTCTGCacagcccctccagcccctccatgcctACACAGTGCCCTCTCTTTCAGGAGTTGCAGAATTTGGCCTCCAAGCACCccaacatcatcatcatcccgCTCGGTAGGTGCCCCGAGTGCGGATCCTTTGCCCCAGTTCCTCTGGcgagtgcccaggctgggcacacCCTGGGAGCCCCGTGCTGGGAGGGAGCTGTGCCATGGGCTGGTGCCTGCAGGGCCATCGGGCACTGCCACCTCTGGGGGAGCAGAGGGGACTCCAGCACGGGGACACAGGCTCTGACCTCCCTGTGTTGGCTCTGCAGAAGTCTCTGACCCTGCCAGTATCAAGGCAGCTGCAGCCAAGGTTGGGGAGcacctggggggctctgggctcaACCTCCTCATCAACAATGCTGGAATTGCAAAGCCATGCTCCCTTGATAATGAAACACCAGAGGATATGATACAGGTTTACACCACCAACACGGTTGGACCCCTGCTGATGGGCCAGGTGAGTCCCCAGCACTACAGCACAGCTCCAGAAGGATCCCTTCCCATGTGTGCAAGCTGGACATTACAGAGGGAGTGAAGGGCCAGTGGGAGGGGCTCCTGTCACAGCTCTGGTGCCCTGATGGGCTCTCAGTTAATGAGAAGCTCAGGCAGCCATGGGCTGGAGCTCAGGAGCTGGAGCCCGGCAGGGAAGAGGAGGGAGGATGCCCCCCAGTGCTGGTGTCCATGGTGCCCACTGTGGAAGGAGCTtctcccctgccctgtgctgtgtccatgtgtgctcctgtcccctctgtctcctCTCAGGCATTTCTGCCCTTGCTGAagaaggctgcccagggaagcccaggctcagggctgagctgcagcaaggctgccatCGTCAACATATCCAGCATTGCTGGCTCCATTGACACCATGTTTGTGTGGGAGTTTGGACAAGTTGTCTCATACCGCTGCAGCAAGGTACTGCCAGATTTTGCTGGGGGTGGGCTCAGACATTTTCCCCTCCGAATGATCACACTGCCTTGCAACCTCCCTCTCAGTCTGTGCCCCTCTCTATGCTGTGACTGAGGTCCTGCCAGTCCCTGGGTGCCCATCCCAGCTCAGTTATGTGCCTGGCCCTGGGTCCCACCTCAGACGGACATGATATAGTGGGACTTCATCTAGGCTGGGCATCCACACAGGGATAGTGAGGGAGCATCTTGTATCCTGGGAAGTGGCCCCTCTGCCCAATCCCTGCCCTAGCTGTGCACATGTTCCCCTTGCAGccccccttcccctcccagcACCATCCTGCATTGTCTCCCCTCAGGCTGCTCTGAACATGCTGGGCAAGTGCCAGTCCCTGGCGTACAAGGAGCACGGCGTCCTCTGCCTCACTTTCCACCCCGGCTGGGTGCAAACTGATATGGGGGGTGGAGGAGAATCATTCAAGGTAAGGGATCTCCTGTGCATGGTCTGGGAGAGCCTCACCATTTTGAAATGCAGAATTTGCTGGGGTCTCATGCTGGGCTGTGTGAGAACTTCTGGGCAGATACCCTGGAGGCATGGGAGGGAGGGGGATGAGGACTGGGAATGCTTCTTGCCCAGAGCAAAGATGTGTTTCAGGGCAGACCCCTGAGCAcagagctgtttctctctctgccccacagcctcccctgacAGTGGATGACAGCGTGCAAGGGATGCTGAAGGTGCTGTCCTCCATCTCTGAGAAGGAGACTGGGGCCTTCCTGGACTGGGAAGGGAAGGTCGTGCCCTGGTGAGATGCTGATTCAGGATTCCGACTGTGAGGACCTTTGCTGCCTGCACCATGTTTTACCTGTCCCTTAGTAAATGAGTTTCCACAAACAATTAGCACTGTGAGCCTTCTTCCCTTGATCTGCTATTAACTGAGAATCCTCACTGGTGCTTTGAGAGTTCCTCTCAGTTATTTCTGCATATCATTGAGCTGGGTTGGTCTGAGCATTCGTTCTTGTCTAACTGGGGACCCGGACACCGTCCTGATAGGAATTTGTCCCTGGGCTCGTCCCAGAGGTCTCCCTCAGAGTGGCAGCACAACCTTACAATGACTCAGGCACTCCTCCCAGTGATTCCTTTCTCATTTTCCTGTTCAAAGtgcaagcagggccctgctgattGTCAGCTCCTCTACCACATAGGTCAGGAAGACAAAACCTGATGCCCTGCTGGGGATCAAGGTAGTCAAAACACACTCATGAAGACCAGGGCCTCAAATGGGAAATCTAAGTGCGGTCTTGAGCCCTCTCAGGGATGGGGACCTATTCTGTGTTCCTGTTAAATCCTATCTGCACCTCTCTCCTTGGCAGTTCTGCTCCCTGCTGTGAGCTGGTGTGTGGAGGCAGGATTGGCTCTTGGTGTTGTGTACATTTCCATGGGGCACACGTGGCACTGGAGGCTCCAGTGATGACCAGAGGTGCCCACAGGTCCTCTGGGACTCACATGGGGCTGATGGTGTGGGGTGTGGGACCAGATGGGCACAAGGGGCCTCGGGGTCCGTGGGGACCCTGGGGATCCCCCACTGTGTGTCCTGTGGAGcatggaggggtggggaggagcagagggatggTTCCCATGGGCTGTGGGCTGCCTTGGATGTGGAGCAGGGAGCTCTCACCCCCACAGGGTCCTTTCTTCACCACCAGCACTAAAGCCAAGCTGCACCAGGGCCAGGAGCAGCAAATGCAGCTCTGGACTGACCAAAGTACAATTCTGAAGGCACAAAATAGGGGAGCAAACACAGAGAAGTATCATGATCaggcaggaggtggcagtgggacccTGGGGATGGTGGATGATGGGGATCAGGGACACTCTGGGTTACCCAGACCTCCCTGACAGTATCCTCCCCACAGCACCACTCAGCTccccatggagatcattgtgccATTTGTTGCATTTCATTTTTAACTGAGTTCCCTCAAATTTGTCGTATCATACAGGAAGCtaaaattaattcattaattcctcacctCTTGTGTCACTGAAATTATTATAACCCTGACTTGGCTGTATTATAggatggtggccccactgcctgAGGCCCCTTGCAGCAGTGTCATGTCCTGGTGCCACCCCAGCACTGCCGGTGCTCTGCACAACTCAGGGCCCCGTTCCACACTGCCAAATCCATCTGTAGCATCCTCAGTTAAACAGGATTTGctggccaggctgtgctgggtggtggtgccaggggaggggacagtgcGGGGACAGTTCCCGCAGTGCTGCTGGCGTGTGGCACATCCAGCGGatgggacagagcggggacagtCCCCGCTGTGGTGCCGGCGTGTGgcggtgccagggatggggacagtgcgGGGACAGTCCCCGCAGTGCTGCCGGCGGTgccaggggaggggacagtgaggggacaggccCCGCTGTGCTGTGTGGCGGTGCCAGCGGAGGGGACAGTGCTCGGGGACAGTCCCCGCTGTGCTGGGTGGCGGTACCAGGGGAAGGGACAGTGCGCTGACAGTCCCGACGGCGCTCCCGCGATGTCACGGAGCCGGCGGGTGGCAGGGCCCCTGTGCTGTGATCGTATAGTGGTCAGTACTCTGCGTTGTGGCCGCAGCAACCTCGGTTCGAATCCGAGTCACAGCAACTTTTGTCCCCagccgggagggagggaggcagctcCGAGGGGTTTGAAAAGATGTCAAGCCCTCGGAGGGGATCACAAGTTTGGGTGGTCCGAGAGTGGCCAGACTCATACCAACCACGATTTCCCGACCTGCAGTCACTGTGTAGGGTGtcaccagtgaggctgcagtgacaCTTCTGGGAAAGCACTCCGGCTTCTCCATTTTTCAGGCAAACTTGAGAATTTAGGGGAATTTGCCCAACGTTCCGCTTCCTCAGAGTTTTGCAGAAAGAGGACCAGAAGGTGCTGCGGGGGCCCTGCAGAGTGAGAGGAGGTGGGACGCAGAACTTGCTCAGCTCCTGGCCCCCCGGGCACGAAGGACCTGCCACAGCAGAGGGCAGATAACCAGATTAAAGTCCTGCTCTGGCACTCCCCGCTCCAGGGCAGCAGGATTTTGGTTGCAGGACCTCCAGGGACGCTTTCacagcaaaagcaaaacccacccAGAGCTGAGGGGTGACCCTGACACGCTGCAGGTCTGGGAACTCGAGGTCTCACGGGCACCAAGAAGCAGATGGAGATCTCGGGGCACCAGGAGATGCCTCAGCCTGGGGAAGCCTCTCCGAGCGTTGCCTTTACCCTTTGGAGCCTCGATGGAGTCACCCCGTTTGCTTGGGCTTGGTGCCCTCTCCTGACAGCCGC
This window contains:
- the LOC134424297 gene encoding C-signal-like: MAGLHVRSVLVTGANRGIGLGFVQHFLRMPNPPQWIFAGCRDPKGQRAQELQNLASKHPNIIIIPLEVSDPASIKAAAAKVGEHLGGSGLNLLINNAGIAKPCSLDNETPEDMIQVYTTNTVGPLLMGQAFLPLLKKAAQGSPGSGLSCSKAAIVNISSIAGSIDTMFVWEFGQVVSYRCSKAALNMLGKCQSLAYKEHGVLCLTFHPGWVQTDMGGGGESFKPPLTVDDSVQGMLKVLSSISEKETGAFLDWEGKVVPW